A single genomic interval of Stenotrophomonas sp. ZAC14D1_NAIMI4_1 harbors:
- the gspE gene encoding type II secretion system ATPase GspE: protein MNALAATAIDDAEGRILDALLARGRLKEGDLARARPLHAEAGGSLLGLLVRLGLVSERDQAQASADVLGLPLLEGKQLPEAPPQSLAEGLPLSLRFLKQFHVCPLALDEHGVRLWLADAHDAYPQQAVQLALGVPVSPVLGMRAEIDDLVERWFGQGRSAMGAIVETADGEGGAVDDIEHLRDLASEAPVIRLVNLVIQRAVELRASDIHVEPFESRLKVRYRVDGVLVEGESPPANLTAAVISRIKIMARLNIAERRLPQDGRIMLRVQGKELDLRVSTVPTAHGESVVMRLLDRETVVFDFHRLGFTDAFLPQFRKVLEQPHGILLVTGPTGSGKTTTLYTALSQLNTADVKIITVEDPVEYQIEGINQIQAKPQIGLDFANALRSIVRQDPDIIMIGEMRDLETARIAIQSALTGHLVLSTLHTNNAAGGITRLLDMGVEDYLLTSTINGILAQRLVRRLEPTHAERYEASPEEIERFELRRLQPQGPIHLFRPKPSALAPTGYLGRTTIMEFLVMNDALRRAVMRRDGMGEIERIAREAGMRTMYEDGLSKALSGQTTIEEVLRVTEEG, encoded by the coding sequence GTGAACGCGCTCGCTGCCACTGCCATCGACGACGCCGAAGGCCGCATCCTCGATGCGCTGCTGGCGCGCGGGCGCCTCAAGGAAGGGGACCTGGCCCGCGCACGGCCGCTGCACGCCGAAGCCGGTGGCAGCCTGCTGGGCCTGCTGGTGCGGCTGGGGCTGGTCTCCGAGCGTGACCAGGCGCAGGCCAGTGCCGATGTCCTGGGCCTGCCGCTGCTGGAAGGCAAACAGCTGCCCGAAGCACCGCCGCAGTCGCTGGCCGAAGGCCTGCCGTTGTCGCTGCGTTTCCTGAAGCAGTTCCACGTGTGCCCGCTGGCGCTGGATGAACACGGCGTACGCCTGTGGCTGGCCGATGCCCACGATGCCTATCCGCAGCAGGCCGTGCAGCTGGCGCTGGGCGTACCGGTCAGCCCGGTGCTGGGCATGCGCGCGGAGATCGACGACCTGGTCGAGCGCTGGTTCGGCCAGGGCCGCAGCGCGATGGGTGCGATCGTGGAAACCGCAGATGGCGAAGGCGGCGCGGTCGATGACATCGAACACCTGCGCGACCTCGCTTCCGAAGCCCCGGTCATCCGCCTGGTCAACCTGGTCATCCAGCGTGCGGTGGAACTGCGCGCCTCGGACATCCACGTCGAACCGTTTGAAAGCCGGCTGAAGGTGCGCTACCGCGTCGATGGCGTGCTGGTGGAAGGCGAAAGCCCGCCGGCCAACCTCACCGCCGCGGTCATCAGCCGCATCAAGATCATGGCCCGGCTCAACATCGCCGAGCGCCGCCTGCCGCAGGACGGCCGCATCATGCTGCGCGTGCAGGGCAAGGAACTGGACCTGCGCGTGAGCACCGTGCCGACCGCGCACGGCGAAAGCGTGGTGATGCGACTGCTCGATCGCGAGACCGTGGTGTTCGATTTCCACCGGCTCGGCTTCACCGATGCGTTCCTGCCGCAGTTCCGCAAGGTGCTCGAGCAGCCGCACGGCATCCTGCTGGTCACCGGCCCGACCGGCTCGGGCAAGACCACCACGCTGTACACCGCGCTGAGCCAGCTCAACACCGCCGACGTCAAGATCATCACGGTCGAGGATCCGGTCGAGTACCAGATCGAAGGCATCAACCAGATCCAGGCCAAACCGCAGATCGGCCTGGATTTCGCCAACGCGCTGCGCAGCATCGTCCGCCAGGACCCGGACATCATCATGATCGGCGAAATGCGCGATCTGGAAACCGCGCGCATCGCCATCCAGTCGGCGCTGACCGGCCACCTGGTGCTGTCCACGCTGCACACCAACAACGCAGCCGGCGGCATCACCCGCCTGCTCGACATGGGCGTGGAGGATTACCTGCTCACGTCCACCATCAACGGCATCCTCGCCCAGCGCCTGGTGCGCCGGCTGGAACCCACCCACGCCGAGCGCTACGAAGCCTCGCCGGAGGAGATCGAACGATTCGAACTGCGCCGCCTGCAGCCGCAGGGGCCGATCCACCTGTTCCGCCCGAAGCCCTCGGCACTGGCACCGACCGGTTACCTGGGCCGCACCACCATCATGGAATTCCTGGTGATGAACGACGCGCTGCGGCGCGCGGTGATGCGGCGCGACGGCATGGGCGAGATCGAACGCATCGCCCGCGAGGCCGGCATGCGCACCATGTACGAAGACGGCCTGTCCAAGGCCCTGAGCGGGCAGACGACCATCGAGGAAGTCCTGCGCGTGACCGAGGAGGGTTGA
- a CDS encoding type II secretion system F family protein, whose product MPTYRYKALNPHGEVFDGQMEAASEAELIARLQDQGHLPMETRLAEGGAAGGSSLASLFRPRPLQGAALLQFTQQLSTLLGAGQPLDRALSILLGLPEDERSRRAITDIRDVVRGGAPLSTALERQHGLFSRLYVNMVRAGEAGGSLHETLQRLADYLERSRALQGKVINALVYPAILLVVVGGALLFLLGYVVPQFAQMYESLDVALPWFTNAVLQLGLFVRDWWILLLVVPGVFTLLLERQLRQPAFRLALDGWLLQRRGIGRLLGELETARLARTLGTLLRNGVPLLGALGIARNVLGNRALAADLDTAADEVKNGAGLSLALSRGKRFPRLALQMIQVGEESGALDTMLLKAADTFEQDSARRIDRLLAAMVPAITLVLASVVGAVIVAVLVPLYDLTNAIG is encoded by the coding sequence ATGCCCACGTACCGCTACAAGGCACTGAACCCGCACGGTGAAGTCTTCGACGGGCAGATGGAAGCGGCCAGCGAGGCCGAGCTGATCGCACGCCTGCAGGACCAGGGCCATCTGCCGATGGAAACGCGCCTGGCCGAAGGCGGCGCGGCAGGGGGCAGCAGCCTAGCCAGCCTGTTCCGCCCGCGGCCCCTGCAGGGCGCGGCGCTGCTGCAGTTCACCCAGCAGCTGTCGACCCTGCTCGGTGCCGGCCAGCCGCTGGACCGCGCTTTGTCGATCCTGCTCGGCCTGCCCGAGGACGAACGTTCGCGGCGCGCGATCACCGACATACGCGACGTGGTGCGCGGCGGTGCGCCGCTGTCGACGGCGCTGGAGCGCCAGCACGGCCTGTTCTCGCGCCTGTACGTGAACATGGTGCGCGCCGGCGAGGCCGGAGGCAGCCTGCACGAAACCCTGCAGCGCCTGGCCGATTACCTCGAACGCAGCCGCGCGCTGCAGGGCAAGGTCATCAACGCACTGGTCTACCCGGCCATCCTGCTGGTGGTGGTCGGTGGCGCCCTGCTGTTCCTGCTCGGCTACGTGGTGCCGCAGTTCGCGCAGATGTACGAAAGCCTGGACGTGGCCCTGCCGTGGTTCACCAACGCGGTGCTGCAGCTGGGCCTGTTCGTGCGCGACTGGTGGATCCTGCTGCTGGTGGTGCCGGGCGTGTTCACCCTGCTGCTGGAACGGCAGCTGCGGCAACCGGCGTTCCGCCTGGCGCTGGATGGTTGGCTGCTGCAGCGGCGCGGCATCGGCCGCCTGCTGGGCGAACTGGAAACCGCACGCCTGGCCCGAACCCTGGGCACGCTGCTGCGCAACGGCGTACCGCTGCTGGGCGCACTGGGCATCGCCCGCAACGTGCTGGGCAACCGCGCGCTGGCCGCCGATCTGGACACCGCTGCCGACGAAGTGAAGAACGGTGCCGGCCTGTCGCTGGCACTGTCGCGCGGCAAGCGCTTCCCGCGCCTGGCCCTGCAGATGATCCAGGTCGGCGAGGAATCCGGCGCCCTCGATACCATGCTGCTCAAGGCCGCCGACACGTTTGAACAGGACAGCGCCCGCCGCATCGACCGCCTGCTGGCGGCGATGGTGCCGGCCATCACCCTGGTGCTGGCATCGGTGGTCGGCGCGGTCATCGTCGCCGTGCTGGTGCCGCTGTACGACCTCACCAACGCCATCGGCTGA
- the gspG gene encoding type II secretion system major pseudopilin GspG — MLASRRPIRMSFASARHQSGMSLLEIIIVIVLIGAVLTLVASRVLGGADRGKANIAKAQVQTVASKIDNYQIDTGKLPGSLNDLVTAPAGVGGWLGPYAKAADLNDPWGHALEYRAPGEGQAYDLVSLGKDGKTGGSSVDADIRYEP; from the coding sequence ATGCTTGCTTCCCGTCGACCGATCCGCATGTCCTTCGCCAGCGCACGCCACCAGAGCGGCATGAGCCTGCTGGAAATCATCATCGTCATCGTGCTGATCGGTGCGGTGCTGACCCTGGTCGCCAGCCGCGTGCTCGGCGGCGCCGACCGCGGCAAGGCGAACATCGCCAAGGCCCAGGTGCAGACCGTGGCCTCGAAGATCGACAACTACCAGATCGACACCGGCAAGCTGCCCGGTTCGCTCAATGACCTGGTGACCGCACCGGCCGGCGTCGGTGGCTGGCTGGGCCCGTATGCCAAGGCCGCCGATCTCAACGATCCGTGGGGCCATGCGCTGGAATACCGCGCGCCGGGCGAAGGCCAGGCCTACGACCTGGTGAGCCTGGGCAAGGACGGCAAGACCGGCGGCAGCAGCGTCGATGCTGACATCCGTTACGAGCCGTAA
- a CDS encoding GspH/FimT family pseudopilin: MRLSLPRRLPSPRLHGRRATGMSLLEMLLVIALIAAIGLITAAGLSRGFAGMQLRSAGKDIANQLRMVRAQAIARGEPQRFVIEPAEHRWQGANQRQGTVPEPVQVVFEGAAQLSDAPGQGVIEFHPDGGSSGGRIRLQRGAAEWRIDVGWLTGEVRSGPWRAQ, encoded by the coding sequence ATGAGGCTGTCCCTGCCGCGCCGGCTGCCCAGCCCGCGCCTGCACGGCAGGCGCGCCACCGGCATGTCGCTGCTGGAGATGCTGCTGGTGATCGCGCTTATCGCGGCCATCGGCCTGATCACGGCCGCCGGCCTGTCGCGTGGCTTTGCCGGCATGCAGCTGCGCAGCGCCGGCAAGGACATCGCCAACCAGCTGCGCATGGTGCGTGCGCAGGCGATCGCACGCGGTGAGCCGCAGCGCTTCGTGATCGAGCCGGCCGAGCATCGCTGGCAGGGTGCCAACCAGCGCCAGGGCACGGTGCCCGAACCGGTGCAGGTGGTGTTTGAAGGCGCCGCGCAGCTCAGCGATGCGCCGGGGCAGGGCGTGATCGAGTTCCATCCCGATGGCGGCTCCAGTGGCGGCCGCATCCGCCTGCAGCGCGGTGCCGCCGAATGGCGCATCGATGTCGGCTGGCTGACCGGCGAGGTCCGTTCCGGTCCATGGCGGGCGCAATGA
- a CDS encoding prepilin-type N-terminal cleavage/methylation domain-containing protein codes for MKQSVRGFTLLEVIVAFALLGLALTLLLGSLSGGARQVREAELRTRAVLHAQSLLASAGVDAPLQAGSQSGEWEQGRYHWQLQVQPWSEPRAGDVAPTQSPGAPWLAELQLQVRWGDGERERLQWRTLRLLPPDLESAR; via the coding sequence ATGAAACAGTCGGTGCGTGGCTTCACCCTGCTCGAAGTGATCGTGGCCTTCGCCCTGCTGGGCCTGGCCCTGACCCTGCTGCTGGGCAGCCTGTCCGGCGGCGCGCGCCAGGTGCGTGAGGCCGAGCTGCGCACCCGCGCGGTACTGCACGCGCAGTCGCTGCTGGCCAGCGCCGGTGTCGACGCGCCGCTGCAGGCCGGCAGCCAGAGCGGTGAGTGGGAACAGGGCCGTTACCACTGGCAGCTGCAGGTGCAGCCCTGGAGCGAGCCGCGTGCCGGCGATGTCGCGCCGACGCAGTCGCCGGGTGCGCCGTGGCTGGCCGAACTGCAGCTGCAGGTGCGCTGGGGGGATGGCGAACGCGAGCGACTGCAGTGGCGCACCCTGCGCCTGTTGCCGCCGGACCTGGAGAGCGCACGATGA
- a CDS encoding type II secretion system protein J → MKRRAAGFTLVEVMLATVLLAGGLALAFASVRAAMAVSQRGEQIAADSERMRAVQALLRRQLGGAMRSPIEVPDPTREPVYFQGDGEGMQFVADLPGYLGRGGPYLHTLQVDGAPGQRRLLLDMVLLQEGERLPETPPRPPEVLADGLKDVTLRYRGVDPANGQMSDWLPRWDDTRRLPLLVEVQVVPQRGAAWPPLVVAPRAGGQGGAR, encoded by the coding sequence ATGAAGCGTCGCGCCGCCGGTTTCACCCTGGTCGAAGTGATGCTGGCCACCGTGCTGCTGGCCGGTGGCCTCGCATTGGCGTTCGCCAGCGTGCGCGCGGCGATGGCGGTCAGCCAGCGTGGCGAACAGATCGCCGCCGACAGCGAGCGCATGCGCGCGGTGCAGGCGCTGCTGCGGCGGCAGCTGGGCGGTGCAATGCGCAGCCCGATCGAGGTACCCGATCCCACCCGCGAACCGGTGTATTTCCAGGGCGATGGCGAAGGCATGCAGTTCGTCGCTGATCTGCCCGGCTATCTCGGCCGCGGTGGCCCGTACCTGCATACCCTGCAGGTGGACGGCGCCCCCGGGCAGCGCCGGCTGCTGCTGGACATGGTGCTGCTGCAGGAAGGCGAACGCCTGCCGGAAACCCCGCCGCGCCCGCCCGAAGTGCTCGCCGACGGCTTGAAGGACGTGACGCTGCGCTACCGCGGCGTTGATCCTGCCAACGGGCAGATGAGCGACTGGCTGCCGCGCTGGGACGACACCCGGCGGCTGCCGCTGCTGGTGGAAGTGCAGGTCGTGCCGCAGCGTGGCGCGGCGTGGCCGCCGCTGGTGGTCGCACCGCGCGCCGGCGGCCAGGGAGGCGCGCGATGA
- a CDS encoding type II secretion system protein GspK, with amino-acid sequence MNARRGAALVLVLWLIALMTALVGAFALTARVEHLQQRVLDDDARGQERARAGMEYALLRLRPDPQRPAWQADGRTYRWQYDDVPVEIRVVDENGKINLNLADATLLDAFLQAMGESPEQARQLAGAIIDWRDEDSLLQPGGGAEAPDYAAAGLPYGPRNRRFETLGELQRVLGMRASLYSAMLPYLTLYSRQARPDPRVAGAPVLTALGLDAEQVLAQRAQLERDEGSGAMPSMLASGSGTYSIESRAIDGSGRLSVLQAVVRNGSGGVPGRTYTVLRWEQGMAAR; translated from the coding sequence ATGAACGCACGGCGCGGGGCCGCCCTGGTGCTGGTGCTGTGGCTGATCGCGCTGATGACCGCGCTGGTCGGTGCCTTCGCGCTGACCGCACGCGTGGAGCACCTGCAGCAGCGGGTGCTCGACGATGATGCGCGCGGCCAGGAACGCGCCCGTGCCGGCATGGAGTACGCGCTGCTGCGCCTGCGCCCGGACCCGCAGCGGCCGGCCTGGCAGGCGGACGGGCGTACCTACCGCTGGCAGTACGATGATGTGCCCGTCGAGATCCGGGTGGTGGACGAGAACGGCAAGATCAACCTGAACCTGGCCGACGCGACGCTGCTGGATGCGTTCCTGCAGGCGATGGGCGAATCGCCCGAGCAGGCCCGGCAGCTGGCCGGCGCCATCATCGACTGGCGCGACGAAGACAGCCTGCTGCAGCCGGGCGGCGGTGCCGAGGCACCCGATTACGCCGCTGCGGGCCTGCCGTACGGCCCGCGCAACAGGCGTTTCGAGACCCTGGGTGAACTGCAGCGCGTGCTCGGCATGCGTGCGTCGCTGTACTCGGCGATGCTGCCGTACCTGACGCTCTACAGCCGGCAGGCGCGTCCCGATCCGCGCGTCGCAGGTGCACCGGTGTTGACCGCGTTGGGCCTGGATGCCGAACAGGTGTTGGCGCAGCGCGCCCAGCTGGAGCGTGACGAAGGTTCCGGAGCGATGCCGTCAATGCTTGCCAGCGGCAGCGGCACCTATAGTATCGAGTCCCGTGCCATCGACGGCAGCGGTCGCTTGTCGGTTCTGCAGGCGGTGGTACGCAATGGATCGGGCGGTGTGCCCGGACGAACCTACACGGTGCTTCGCTGGGAGCAGGGAATGGCAGCAAGATGA
- a CDS encoding PilN domain-containing protein: protein MTAWQDSLRQVQGRIGPGAGRFLRWWRQSLLAWVPARWQWALGWSQTRLLLQRQGDLLQVWREAGQGLEPVASLPWPTQPADLDRVLDARLRRLPRVWLLADAQVLRRNLRLPMAAGDRLRAVVGYEIDRQTPFESSQVSYDVRERGSAGEGLLQVELVAWPLRQLDAWRGQVGAWADALSGVDALDAQGQPLQVNLLPQAQRQPRHDPTRRWNLLLGLAALVMLVLAATQVLDNRREAADALRAEVERSARSARGVASERSELQALLDGAAFLEKQRAQRASTVELWNELTQRLPNGTYLEKLAIENNNLQLIGLSSEASQLVQLLQDAPQWRKVNLTGVLQADGAGSGRDRFTLTAELQPLPVATPAAPAAPAREAADADAKPAP from the coding sequence ATGACAGCATGGCAGGACAGCCTGCGGCAGGTACAGGGGCGGATCGGCCCAGGTGCGGGCCGTTTCCTGCGCTGGTGGCGGCAGTCCCTGCTGGCCTGGGTGCCGGCGCGTTGGCAGTGGGCGCTGGGCTGGTCGCAGACCCGCCTGCTGCTGCAGCGGCAGGGTGACCTGCTGCAGGTCTGGCGCGAAGCCGGGCAGGGCCTGGAGCCGGTGGCGAGCCTGCCATGGCCGACCCAGCCGGCCGATCTGGACCGGGTACTGGACGCGCGCCTGCGCCGCCTGCCGCGGGTCTGGCTGCTGGCCGACGCGCAGGTCCTGCGCCGCAACCTGCGCCTGCCCATGGCCGCTGGCGACCGCCTGCGCGCGGTGGTCGGCTACGAGATCGACCGGCAGACGCCGTTCGAATCCAGCCAGGTCAGCTATGACGTACGCGAACGCGGCAGTGCCGGCGAAGGCCTGCTGCAGGTTGAACTGGTGGCCTGGCCGCTGCGCCAGCTCGATGCCTGGCGCGGCCAGGTAGGTGCCTGGGCCGATGCGCTCTCCGGTGTCGACGCCCTCGACGCGCAGGGCCAGCCGCTGCAGGTCAACCTGCTGCCGCAGGCCCAGCGCCAGCCACGGCATGACCCGACACGGCGCTGGAACCTGCTGCTCGGCCTGGCCGCGCTGGTGATGCTGGTGCTGGCCGCCACCCAGGTGCTGGACAACCGCCGCGAGGCGGCCGACGCGCTGCGCGCTGAAGTAGAGCGCAGCGCCCGCAGTGCGCGTGGCGTGGCCAGCGAACGCAGCGAGCTGCAGGCGCTGCTGGACGGTGCCGCGTTCCTCGAAAAACAGCGTGCCCAGCGCGCCAGCACGGTGGAGCTGTGGAACGAACTGACCCAGCGCCTGCCCAATGGCACCTACCTGGAAAAACTGGCCATCGAAAACAACAACCTGCAGCTGATAGGCCTCAGCAGCGAAGCCTCGCAGCTGGTGCAGCTGCTGCAGGATGCGCCGCAGTGGCGCAAGGTCAACCTGACGGGCGTGCTGCAGGCCGATGGTGCCGGCAGTGGCCGTGACCGCTTCACCCTGACCGCCGAACTGCAGCCGTTGCCGGTGGCCACGCCCGCCGCGCCCGCCGCCCCAGCCAGGGAGGCGGCCGATGCCGATGCCAAACCCGCGCCGTGA
- the gspM gene encoding type II secretion system protein GspM, whose product MPMPNPRRDRWLALALLVAVLGLAYLLLVHPWFTQPLLAVNADVAALRERQQRVQAQLQQEPQIEQRLQQTREALQQRPGFLREATAEAAAAALGARVQDAVANASPGNRSCTISNRTPLTDNRRDAEFVRVAMQVRLRCGVAELATVLHSLETGSPRLFVDNLNLIAQRFQQSANESGLGLDVSFELAGYLLPAASGDAAAPAAAASAAPAPTPTPAADAGAAPAEPPVEAEGTDET is encoded by the coding sequence ATGCCGATGCCAAACCCGCGCCGTGACCGCTGGCTGGCGCTGGCACTGCTTGTAGCGGTGCTGGGCCTGGCCTACCTGCTGCTGGTGCACCCGTGGTTCACCCAGCCGCTGCTGGCCGTCAATGCCGACGTGGCTGCACTGCGCGAGCGCCAGCAGCGGGTGCAGGCACAGCTGCAGCAGGAGCCGCAGATCGAACAGCGCCTGCAGCAGACCCGCGAGGCCCTGCAGCAGCGCCCCGGGTTCCTGCGCGAAGCGACCGCCGAAGCGGCCGCCGCGGCCCTCGGCGCGCGCGTGCAGGACGCGGTGGCCAACGCCAGCCCGGGCAACCGCAGCTGCACCATCAGCAACCGCACGCCGCTCACCGACAACCGCCGCGACGCCGAGTTCGTGCGCGTGGCCATGCAGGTGCGCCTGCGCTGTGGCGTGGCCGAACTGGCCACCGTGCTGCACAGCCTGGAAACGGGCAGCCCGCGCCTGTTCGTCGACAACCTCAACCTGATCGCGCAGCGCTTCCAGCAATCGGCGAATGAATCGGGCCTGGGCCTGGATGTGTCGTTCGAGCTGGCCGGCTACCTGCTGCCCGCGGCCAGTGGTGATGCCGCCGCGCCAGCGGCAGCGGCATCCGCGGCGCCGGCACCGACGCCGACGCCAGCTGCCGATGCCGGCGCTGCACCGGCCGAGCCGCCGGTGGAAGCGGAGGGCACCGATGAAACGTGA
- a CDS encoding general secretion pathway protein GspN: protein MKRDPITLRTGFLLALAGWAGAIWLATGFGLGSRLPAADSDAAAQAVLPALPPMAAERMSAADSFSAIGERPLFAEDRRPRPYLLGGSEPAASAALRLTGVLLTDSFSMATFTTDQNRSLRLRLNGEAVDGWQLVALEPRQATVIGPSGSQVLELATFNGQGGEPPTVLRGANGAVPPAGVVPPPPPPPAAAAASNARPGPDVASAAAASANAPSPAAPANNGPSEAQMQAIRERIQARRRQLQQQQQQPSPPPGDGTNR from the coding sequence ATGAAACGTGACCCGATCACGCTGCGCACCGGTTTCCTGCTGGCCCTGGCCGGCTGGGCCGGCGCGATCTGGCTGGCCACCGGCTTCGGCCTGGGCAGCCGCCTGCCGGCCGCCGACAGCGATGCCGCCGCGCAGGCCGTACTGCCCGCCCTGCCGCCGATGGCGGCCGAGCGCATGTCCGCTGCCGACAGCTTCAGCGCCATCGGCGAACGCCCGCTGTTCGCCGAAGACCGTCGGCCCCGGCCCTATCTGCTGGGCGGCAGCGAACCGGCGGCCAGTGCTGCCTTGCGCCTGACCGGCGTGCTGCTCACCGACAGCTTCAGCATGGCGACCTTCACCACCGATCAGAATCGATCGCTGCGGCTGCGCCTGAACGGTGAAGCCGTGGATGGCTGGCAGCTGGTCGCGCTGGAACCACGCCAGGCCACGGTGATCGGCCCCAGTGGCAGCCAGGTGCTGGAACTGGCCACCTTCAACGGGCAGGGGGGCGAACCGCCGACCGTGCTGCGTGGCGCCAATGGTGCGGTCCCGCCGGCCGGTGTCGTGCCGCCGCCTCCACCGCCCCCCGCCGCCGCTGCCGCATCCAATGCGCGGCCCGGCCCCGATGTCGCCAGCGCCGCCGCCGCCTCGGCAAACGCGCCTTCACCGGCCGCCCCCGCCAACAACGGCCCCAGCGAAGCGCAGATGCAGGCCATCCGCGAACGCATCCAGGCCCGTCGCCGTCAGCTGCAGCAACAGCAGCAACAACCGTCGCCGCCCCCGGGCGATGGCACCAACCGATAG